A region of [Bacteroides] pectinophilus DNA encodes the following proteins:
- the pflB gene encoding formate C-acetyltransferase, translated as MLEKEQWNGFEGRLWKEEINVRDFIQNNYKPYDGDESFLEGPTEATNKLWGRLQELQKEERAKGGVLDMETEVVAGLTAYGPGYIDESMKDLEQVVGLQTDKPLKRAFMPYGGIKMAEESCKNYGYEPNPELHKIFTEYHKTHNQGVFDAYTPEMRKARHSHIITGLPDTYGRGRIVGDYRRVALYGIDYLMEEKKRDHANCGCGTMTDDVIRLREEISDQYKALAGMKKMAESYGYDISQPAKNAKEACQWLYFGYLAAIKTQNGAAMSVGRVSTFLDIYIQRDLDNGVITEKEAQELIDHMVMKFRMVKFARITSYNELFSGDPTWATLEVGGTGIDGRSMVTKNDFRFLHTLENMGPSPEPNLTVLYSSRLPETFKKYAAKISVDTSSIQYENDDVMKVSWGDDYSICCCVSATQTGKEMQFFGARANLAKCLLYAINGGVDEKNKEQVGPAYKPITAEYLDYDEVIAKFDTMMDWLADLYVNTLNLIQYMHDKYYYEAAEMALIDTDVKRTFATGIAGFSHVVDSLSAIKYAKVKTVRDESGLVVDYQIDGDFPKYGNDDDRADNIAVWLLKTFLEKIKKRHTYRDSEPTTSILTITSNVVYGKYTGTMPDGRKAGTPLSPGANPSYGAEQNGLLASLNSLTKLPYEWALDGISNTQTMNPDALGHNEDERVANLVNVMDGYFDQGAHHLNVNVFGRDKLIDAMEHPEKPEYANFTIRVSGYAVKFIDLTKEQQMDVISRTFHDRM; from the coding sequence ATGCTGGAAAAAGAACAGTGGAATGGTTTTGAAGGCAGACTCTGGAAAGAGGAAATCAACGTAAGAGATTTCATCCAGAATAACTACAAGCCTTATGATGGAGATGAGAGTTTCCTTGAGGGACCAACAGAAGCTACTAACAAGCTCTGGGGAAGACTTCAGGAGTTACAGAAGGAAGAAAGAGCCAAGGGCGGCGTTCTTGATATGGAGACAGAGGTTGTTGCAGGTCTTACAGCTTACGGCCCTGGATATATAGATGAGTCTATGAAAGATCTTGAGCAGGTTGTAGGTCTTCAGACAGACAAGCCTCTTAAGAGAGCATTTATGCCATATGGCGGTATCAAGATGGCTGAGGAGTCTTGCAAGAATTATGGTTATGAGCCAAATCCTGAATTACACAAGATCTTCACAGAGTACCACAAGACACATAATCAGGGTGTATTCGATGCTTACACACCAGAGATGAGAAAGGCTCGTCACAGCCACATCATCACAGGTCTTCCTGACACATATGGCCGTGGACGTATCGTAGGCGATTACAGAAGGGTTGCTCTTTACGGTATTGACTACCTTATGGAAGAGAAGAAGAGAGATCACGCTAACTGCGGATGCGGAACAATGACAGATGATGTTATCCGTCTCAGAGAAGAGATCTCAGATCAGTACAAGGCACTTGCAGGCATGAAGAAGATGGCTGAGAGCTACGGATATGATATTTCACAGCCGGCTAAGAATGCTAAGGAAGCTTGCCAGTGGTTATACTTTGGTTACCTTGCAGCTATCAAGACTCAGAATGGTGCAGCTATGTCAGTAGGCCGTGTATCTACATTCCTTGATATCTACATTCAGAGAGACCTGGATAACGGTGTTATCACAGAGAAGGAAGCTCAGGAACTCATCGACCATATGGTAATGAAGTTCAGAATGGTTAAGTTCGCAAGAATCACATCATACAACGAGTTATTCTCAGGTGACCCTACATGGGCTACTCTTGAGGTTGGTGGTACAGGTATCGACGGACGTTCAATGGTTACAAAGAACGACTTCAGATTCCTTCATACACTTGAGAACATGGGACCTTCACCGGAGCCTAACCTTACAGTACTTTACTCATCACGTCTCCCAGAGACATTCAAGAAGTATGCTGCTAAGATTTCTGTTGATACATCATCAATCCAGTACGAGAATGATGACGTTATGAAGGTTTCATGGGGCGATGATTACTCAATCTGCTGCTGTGTATCAGCTACTCAGACAGGTAAGGAGATGCAGTTCTTCGGCGCAAGAGCTAACCTTGCTAAGTGTCTTCTTTACGCTATCAATGGTGGTGTTGATGAGAAGAACAAAGAGCAGGTTGGACCGGCTTACAAGCCTATTACAGCAGAGTACCTTGATTATGATGAGGTTATTGCTAAGTTCGATACAATGATGGATTGGTTAGCAGACCTTTATGTTAATACACTGAACCTTATCCAGTATATGCATGATAAGTATTACTATGAAGCTGCAGAGATGGCTCTTATCGATACAGATGTTAAGAGAACATTCGCTACAGGTATTGCCGGATTCTCACACGTTGTTGACTCACTTTCAGCTATTAAGTATGCTAAGGTTAAGACAGTTCGTGATGAGTCAGGTCTTGTAGTAGATTACCAGATTGATGGTGACTTCCCTAAGTACGGTAATGATGATGACAGAGCTGATAACATTGCTGTATGGCTTCTTAAGACATTCCTTGAGAAGATTAAGAAGAGACATACTTACAGAGATTCAGAGCCTACAACATCTATCCTTACAATTACATCTAATGTAGTTTACGGAAAGTACACAGGTACAATGCCTGATGGACGTAAGGCCGGCACTCCACTTTCACCTGGAGCTAACCCAAGCTACGGTGCAGAGCAGAACGGACTTCTTGCATCACTTAACTCTCTTACAAAGCTTCCATACGAGTGGGCACTTGATGGTATTTCAAATACTCAGACAATGAACCCTGACGCTCTTGGACACAACGAGGATGAGAGAGTTGCTAACCTTGTTAACGTAATGGATGGATACTTTGATCAGGGTGCTCATCACCTTAATGTAAATGTATTCGGCAGAGACAAGCTTATTGATGCTATGGAGCATCCGGAAAAGCCTGAGTACGCTAACTTTACAATCCGTGTATCAGGTTACGCTGTTAAGTTCATCGACCTTACTAAGGAGCAGCAGATGGATGTTATCAGCAGAACATTCCACGACAGAATGTAA
- the rplI gene encoding 50S ribosomal protein L9, which translates to MEVILMQDVKALGKKGDKVKVSEGYARNFLLPKKLGVEANAKNLNDLKLTKAHEAKLAKEELDAAIALKEVIESKKIVLSIKGGKDGRTFGSVSGKEIAEAAKEQAGLELDKKKIKIDEPIRMAGTFHLPVKLHKEVVAELTVEVEQK; encoded by the coding sequence ATGGAAGTTATACTTATGCAGGATGTTAAGGCACTTGGTAAGAAGGGTGATAAGGTAAAGGTCAGTGAAGGATATGCAAGGAATTTCCTGCTTCCTAAGAAGCTTGGAGTTGAAGCTAACGCCAAGAATCTTAACGATCTTAAGCTGACTAAGGCACATGAGGCCAAGCTTGCCAAGGAGGAGCTTGATGCGGCGATAGCTCTTAAGGAAGTTATCGAATCTAAGAAGATAGTTCTTTCTATAAAGGGTGGTAAGGACGGAAGAACATTCGGAAGCGTGTCAGGCAAGGAGATTGCCGAAGCTGCGAAGGAGCAGGCAGGGCTTGAGCTTGATAAGAAAAAGATTAAGATAGATGAACCTATAAGAATGGCAGGAACATTCCATCTTCCTGTTAAGCTTCATAAGGAGGTTGTTGCTGAACTGACTGTTGAGGTTGAACAGAAGTAA
- a CDS encoding 4Fe-4S binding protein has translation MAHIISDDCVSCGACVAECPVNAISEGDGKMVIDADTCIDCGACEGVCPVGAPQAE, from the coding sequence ATGGCACATATTATTTCTGATGACTGCGTAAGCTGTGGTGCTTGTGTTGCAGAATGTCCTGTTAACGCAATCAGCGAAGGCGATGGCAAGATGGTTATTGATGCAGATACATGCATCGATTGTGGCGCATGTGAGGGCGTATGTCCTGTAGGAGCTCCACAGGCTGAATAA
- the dnaB gene encoding replicative DNA helicase has product MEEAVIRRVMPNSIEAEQSVVGSMLMDKDAIIAAAEILNKDDFYHNQYGTMFQTMVDMNNAGRAVDLVTFQEELRARNVPAEVYGIDFIRELLEAVPTSANIRQYAEIVKDKAMLRNIIRTTEEIANQCYAGTGETEDILADTEKKVFELVKSKASKDSMPIGDVVVEAIDRISAAARNRGAVTGIPTGFKDLDYKLSGLQPSDFILIAARPSMGKTAFVLNVADHVALKEGITTAVFSLEMSNVQLVNRMLSLESGVDADKLRKGRLDGSDWAKLLEGADNIAKSHLIIEDTPGISIGEMRSKCRKMKLESNLGLIIIDYLQLMSGSGRSSDSRQQEISDISRALKQLARELEVPVVALSQLSRAVEKRDDHRPMLSDLRESGAIEQDADVVMFLYRDDYYNKDTDIPGVAEVIIAKQRNGPIGTVQMAWIAEQTKFADMARPQDGRNFG; this is encoded by the coding sequence ATGGAAGAAGCTGTTATCAGAAGAGTCATGCCTAACAGTATCGAAGCAGAGCAGTCGGTAGTCGGTTCAATGCTTATGGATAAGGATGCTATTATTGCCGCTGCTGAGATTCTTAATAAGGACGATTTTTATCATAACCAGTACGGAACGATGTTCCAGACTATGGTTGATATGAATAATGCGGGAAGGGCGGTAGATCTTGTAACCTTTCAGGAGGAATTAAGGGCGCGCAATGTTCCTGCAGAAGTATATGGAATTGATTTTATAAGGGAACTGCTTGAAGCTGTACCTACTTCTGCCAATATAAGACAGTATGCTGAGATTGTCAAAGATAAGGCAATGCTCCGCAATATAATAAGAACAACAGAAGAGATTGCCAATCAGTGTTACGCAGGAACCGGGGAGACTGAAGATATTCTTGCCGATACGGAGAAAAAGGTATTTGAGCTGGTTAAGTCAAAGGCAAGCAAGGATTCCATGCCTATCGGGGATGTTGTTGTTGAAGCAATAGACAGGATATCGGCGGCAGCACGTAACAGAGGTGCCGTTACGGGAATTCCGACAGGGTTCAAGGATCTCGACTATAAGCTCTCAGGACTTCAGCCGTCTGATTTTATACTTATAGCGGCGCGTCCGTCTATGGGTAAGACAGCGTTTGTGCTTAATGTGGCAGACCATGTAGCACTCAAGGAAGGTATAACAACTGCTGTATTCTCGCTTGAGATGTCCAATGTACAGCTTGTTAACCGTATGCTTTCGCTTGAATCGGGGGTTGATGCAGACAAGTTAAGAAAGGGCCGTCTTGACGGCTCTGATTGGGCGAAGCTTCTTGAGGGTGCTGATAATATAGCCAAGTCACACCTTATAATAGAAGATACGCCGGGTATATCAATAGGTGAGATGCGCTCTAAGTGCCGTAAGATGAAGCTTGAGAGTAATCTTGGACTTATTATTATCGATTACCTTCAGCTCATGAGCGGAAGCGGGCGTTCTTCGGATTCAAGACAGCAGGAGATATCGGATATATCGAGAGCGCTGAAGCAGCTTGCAAGAGAGCTTGAGGTTCCTGTTGTTGCACTGTCACAGCTCAGCCGTGCCGTTGAGAAGAGAGATGACCACAGGCCTATGCTTTCCGATCTTCGTGAATCGGGAGCGATTGAGCAGGATGCTGACGTTGTAATGTTCCTCTACAGGGATGATTATTACAATAAGGATACAGATATTCCGGGCGTTGCTGAAGTAATCATAGCCAAGCAGCGTAACGGCCCTATAGGAACTGTACAGATGGCATGGATTGCAGAGCAGACTAAGTTTGCAGATATGGCAAGACCGCAGGACGGACGTAATTTTGGCTAG